TCCGTGCCAGAATGACAGCGTCTCCTGAGGTATCAATTGATTATGTTTGGGCCTGGCCCATGTGTGTTTTTGAACCTGTCAGCCCAAGATATTGGAAAAGACCCAGATATGTAGAAGAAAGAGTTATCCAACGATTAAGATTAGCTAGTGGTGGGGTCAGTTTGAGTTCCTGTGATTTCAACAGGATCTATCCTTCTCGTATTACACGATCATATTTATCCTTTGGGAAAGTTTTACCGGTGGGTTCACCGGGATTGGTTATCCTTCGTTCCTCCTCCTCGGTTTCATTGTCGCTGCCGAGTGTTTGCTTCAGTTCCCTCATCGGTTTGTCATCTTGCGTAGCGATCTCCACGGGATCTGAAGATGCAACCGAGACTACTTCGGTAGTTCTCGTAGATGAGGTCTGGACCTCAACGTCACATTCTGTGACTATTTTCCAGTTGTCCGACTTTGTCGTGAAGGCTCACTCGACGCATTCAAGCTTCGTCTCGAATTCGCTGTCATCTTCGGTTGAAGACTTATCTTTCTTAGACTATTTATGTGGTGTATGTTATGTTTATGGCCAAAGAGGATGTATAATTCCCTCTTGTTATTGTAGTGAAAAAGTTTGATTATGAATGAAAGTAagtttgtgttcaaaaaaaaaacatcattgtCCGTAAAAAATAACCTATGTTGTTAACGTCTTTTACTTTTACATAGTCCCCACGCCAAGCTCTAATTCGAAATGGCCAAGTACGGACCACCACTACCAGTAGAGCCAGAACCACCCACGAGCCTACGACTACGATGACGACGACGATCAGTTCCATCGTAATAAGGCTGATCTTGCAACTGGGGGACACAGTTCTGCCACTGGTCAACGCTGCCGTTTTGAAACCGAGAGACTCCGTTTCCCCAGTGATCAGCGACGCCGTTTTGGCAATTCATTTTCTTCTTGTACCCCGTGATAAATGTCTCCACCTTCATACGAAACTCCTCGCTGCTCAGCTCATCCATCGCATGCGACCTCCACGACGCCGTTTTCACCAGTACTCTCTCTGACTCCGTCCTTCGATACTCCACCGTcgacctcttcttcttcttctccaaactCGTCGTCTTCCTATAACTCTTAGAGCTCGTCTCCACCACTACTCGTTCATAACATTTACTCTCCTCAACCGTATTAACCGCTTGACACGGTGGCACAGTCTTGTAGTAACTTGACTTATTATAATATTCACCACCGTAGTCTCCAACCTCCATCAGGGCAGAAGACGTCTCCGGGGAGGAACGGACGACGGTGGGCACGGCGGCGATATATTCATCATAGAgatcttgtttctttttttcggTGGTTTTGAGGAAGCTAAAGTATATCGCGCCTATGAGAGCGTTtaggatgatgaagatgaagaaaacgTTTCTTAGAACCAAACGGAACCAACCGAACCAAAGGTCAACGCCGTCGAGTACATTTATAATCGTCGGGTAACCACAGT
The sequence above is drawn from the Brassica napus cultivar Da-Ae chromosome A8, Da-Ae, whole genome shotgun sequence genome and encodes:
- the LOC125576968 gene encoding uncharacterized protein LOC125576968; translation: MEKENDEPTKGHDNTFSLQNVLFIVKVSAVLAFTGYCGYPTIINVLDGVDLWFGWFRLVLRNVFFIFIILNALIGAIYFSFLKTTEKKKQDLYDEYIAAVPTVVRSSPETSSALMEVGDYGGEYYNKSSYYKTVPPCQAVNTVEESKCYERVVVETSSKSYRKTTSLEKKKKRSTVEYRRTESERVLVKTASWRSHAMDELSSEEFRMKVETFITGYKKKMNCQNGVADHWGNGVSRFQNGSVDQWQNCVPQLQDQPYYDGTDRRRHRSRRLVGGSGSTGSGGPYLAISN